Proteins encoded within one genomic window of Ignavibacteriota bacterium:
- a CDS encoding sugar porter family MFS transporter, with product MTSASKDLSASFDLRFVWLISAVAAMGGLLFGYDWVVIGGAKPFFEPYFGLEDEAVRGWANSCALLGCLLGALFTGGVSDRFGRKRLLLLSAVLFAASSILTGWAGSFTAFVTWRIAGGVAIGMASALSPMYIAEIAPAHLRGRLVSLNQFTIVIGVLAAQVVNWRIAEPVPDAATAEFIRMSWNGQEGWRWMFTVVAIPAVAFFLGSLAIPESPRWLIKNGAVDRAREVLRRIGGEAYAAAECATIQETIATEEVRQVHFRDLLAPGVRSILFVGVTLAVLQQWSGINVIFNYAEEIFRTAGYGVSSILFNIVITGIVNMVATFIAFGTVDRFGRRALLLIGCAGIGLFHILIGLAYLLHWTGPVVITFVLLAIASYAMSLAPITWVLISELFPNRIRGAAVAVAVSALWIACFLLTYTFPFLNAALGVSGTFWLYAAICIAGFVFVWFRVPETKGKSLELIEQELTH from the coding sequence ATGACATCAGCTTCGAAGGACCTCTCTGCATCATTCGATCTGCGTTTTGTATGGCTCATCTCCGCCGTCGCCGCGATGGGCGGACTGCTGTTCGGGTACGACTGGGTGGTGATCGGGGGAGCAAAGCCATTCTTTGAGCCGTACTTCGGGCTCGAGGATGAGGCCGTTCGCGGATGGGCCAATAGCTGCGCTCTCCTCGGGTGTCTGCTCGGCGCGCTCTTCACAGGAGGCGTGAGCGATCGCTTCGGACGGAAACGACTGCTCCTGTTGTCGGCCGTGCTCTTTGCCGCTTCCTCCATCCTGACGGGCTGGGCGGGCAGTTTCACCGCGTTCGTCACCTGGCGCATCGCCGGGGGCGTTGCGATCGGGATGGCCAGCGCACTCTCACCCATGTACATCGCCGAGATCGCCCCGGCCCACCTGCGGGGGCGGCTGGTCTCGCTGAACCAGTTCACGATCGTCATCGGCGTCCTCGCCGCGCAGGTGGTCAACTGGCGCATCGCGGAACCCGTACCGGATGCCGCAACAGCGGAGTTCATCCGCATGTCGTGGAACGGACAGGAAGGGTGGCGCTGGATGTTCACGGTGGTCGCGATCCCCGCGGTTGCCTTCTTTCTCGGATCACTCGCCATTCCCGAAAGTCCACGCTGGCTGATCAAGAACGGTGCCGTGGACCGCGCCCGGGAGGTCCTGCGGCGCATCGGTGGTGAAGCGTACGCAGCAGCGGAATGTGCCACGATCCAGGAGACCATCGCCACGGAAGAGGTACGGCAGGTGCACTTCCGCGACCTCCTTGCCCCCGGTGTGCGCAGCATCCTCTTCGTCGGTGTCACCCTCGCCGTGCTGCAACAGTGGAGCGGCATCAATGTGATCTTCAACTATGCGGAAGAGATCTTCCGCACCGCCGGGTACGGGGTGAGTTCGATCCTCTTTAATATCGTCATCACCGGCATCGTGAACATGGTGGCCACGTTCATCGCCTTCGGCACGGTGGACCGGTTCGGACGGCGCGCGCTGTTGCTCATCGGGTGTGCCGGGATCGGTCTCTTTCATATCCTCATCGGTCTCGCCTACCTGCTGCACTGGACGGGCCCGGTGGTGATCACGTTCGTCCTCCTGGCCATCGCAAGCTATGCCATGTCGCTTGCACCGATCACATGGGTCCTGATCTCGGAGTTGTTCCCGAACAGGATCCGGGGGGCGGCCGTTGCCGTTGCGGTCTCTGCGCTCTGGATCGCCTGCTTCCTCCTGACGTACACCTTCCCCTTCCTGAACGCCGCCCTCGGCGTATCAGGGACGTTCTGGCTCTATGCCGCCATCTGTATCGCAGGTTTTGTCTTCGTCTGGTTCCGCGTCCCTGAAACCAAGGGAAAGTCCCTGGAACTCATCGAACAGGAACTGACACATTGA
- a CDS encoding sulfite exporter TauE/SafE family protein produces MNSDLYTLIGTAASLGFIHTLVGPDHYVPFVAMARAGKWSRLKTLYVTVLSGLGHVGSSILLGAVGIALGSALSHLEWVESIRGEVAAWMLTGFGLAYMVWGIWHGIRSRPHSHAHAHADGAVHEHTHTHHSAHAHPHEHGKPANLTPWIIFSIFVFGPCEPLIPLLMYPAAIHSSLGVALVATVFALTTIATMLGMVFLGLAGVELIPFPRLERYIHAMAGGIIAMSGLSVLFLGL; encoded by the coding sequence ATGAACAGCGATCTGTATACCCTCATCGGCACTGCCGCATCACTCGGTTTCATCCACACCCTTGTCGGGCCGGATCACTATGTGCCGTTCGTCGCTATGGCCCGCGCGGGCAAATGGAGCCGGCTCAAGACGTTGTACGTGACGGTACTCTCCGGCCTCGGCCATGTAGGGAGTTCCATCCTCCTCGGAGCGGTCGGGATCGCATTGGGCAGTGCACTGTCGCATCTTGAGTGGGTCGAATCGATACGCGGTGAGGTTGCGGCATGGATGCTGACCGGCTTCGGACTGGCATACATGGTCTGGGGGATCTGGCACGGGATCCGCTCCCGCCCGCATTCCCATGCACACGCCCATGCAGATGGCGCGGTGCACGAGCACACGCACACGCATCACTCAGCGCACGCGCATCCCCATGAACACGGCAAGCCCGCGAACCTGACGCCCTGGATCATCTTCAGCATCTTTGTCTTCGGCCCGTGCGAGCCGCTGATCCCGTTGCTCATGTATCCCGCGGCCATCCACTCGTCGCTCGGCGTGGCCCTCGTTGCGACGGTCTTCGCCCTTACAACGATCGCAACGATGCTCGGCATGGTCTTCCTCGGATTGGCCGGCGTCGAACTGATCCCCTTCCCCCGCCTCGAACGCTACATCCACGCCATGGCAGGCGGGATCATTGCCATGTCGGGGCTGAGCGTGCTCTTTCTTGGCCTCTAA
- a CDS encoding glycoside hydrolase family 127 protein encodes MHTVSRILVPVLALMLSAAFCRAGDAWRLPADAPLLTPWSAKVDPAKPLPDYPRPIMTRKEWLNLNGLWGYELPSTLDTPPFGKDLSSQILVPFPVESALSGVMKRTDRIWYRRMFSVPKAWAGKRILLHFGAVDWESVVFVNGARVGTHRGGYDPFSFDITDALKSSGAQEIVVGVHDPSDAGDQPRGKQVRKPGGIWYTPCTGIWQTVWCEPVPATAVRDLRIETGKDAASFMVTVDASGEPAGTECIVTVFNGRKEVGKGRGTPGAPISVGVRSPRLWSPETPFLYDLKVTLVRNGKTIDAVGSYAGLRTIAVARDARGIQRLMLNGKPVFQVGPLDQGFWPDGIYTAPTDAALRYDIEITKELGFNMTRKHVKVEPARWYYWADRLGLLVWQDMPSANNTTPASRTQFEAELDRLVATHRNHPSIIMWVVFNEGWGQYDTERLTAHVKQLDPARLVNNASGWTDKNAGDVMDIHSYPKPAAPIAESARAIVLGEFGGLGLALPGHTWKKEHWGYKGMKDAEELTSTYAQFLGSVRRLKDTDGLCAAVYTQITDVEVECNGLMTYDRMVVKAPAHLVAEANRGAITPPAPANGISLHAVIDPPHTSTGSQWNRPPLVGTPMTRLPIGSIRPEGWLQRMLEIERDGMVGHLAEISPWLDPSTSAWANAEGKGSRGWEELPYWLKGYGDLGYVLGDTSIQRKARFWIEAMLSSQREDGWFGPRDLLTSLEGKPDLWPHMVMLNVLQSYYEYTADPRVIPFMEKYFAWENTLPETAFGEGYWPKTRMGDNIESVVWLYNRTGRVWLLDLAGKMHRNMSRWDSTVVNWHNVNIAQGFRGPAMYYPVARDFSLLHAVERNYRQVRGMYGQFPGGGFAADENARPGFIDPRQGFETCGIVEFMHSFEMLTRTGGGTVWSDRCEELAFNSLPVALTPDQKGLHYLTCANQVQLDKELKTPGIQNGGTMFSYSPFQTYRCCQHNVAHGWPYFAEEMWLATRDGGLCASLYAPSQVRAVVGDGIAVGIEERTDYPYDGVVRLRVTPAKKVRFPLYVRIPGWCAEASVSINGAATALPSSGGMFACIDRQWSPGDEVVITFAMPLQVQRWEKNQNSVSVNRGPLTFSLSIGERWEKYGTNTAWPEWEVFPTTAWNYGLVLDSVDAARSFTVEPRTPDPHALPWTPAALPFVIKATGRRIDGWQADYRNLVGPLQKSPARTAAPEEPLTLVPMGTARLRITSFPTVTTDARGVEWVPPQRPRPIPFTISYSYINRYEDPEAVADGFEPKASNDESITRMSWWDHKGTAEWIQYDLPSEQSVSSCSVYWFDDGVDGFSRVPQSWRILYRAGDAWVPVQAQSAYATEKDALNVVRFTPVTTRGLRMEVQLQKGLSSGVLEWKFSQ; translated from the coding sequence ATGCACACAGTCTCCCGTATCCTTGTCCCCGTGCTTGCCCTGATGCTCTCTGCTGCGTTCTGCCGGGCCGGGGACGCATGGCGCCTGCCTGCCGATGCGCCGCTTCTCACCCCCTGGTCGGCGAAAGTGGATCCCGCGAAGCCGCTCCCGGATTACCCGCGGCCCATCATGACGCGCAAGGAGTGGCTCAACCTCAACGGACTCTGGGGATATGAGCTGCCGTCAACTCTGGACACGCCGCCTTTCGGGAAGGACCTGTCTTCACAGATCCTTGTGCCCTTCCCTGTAGAATCAGCACTCTCCGGTGTCATGAAGCGCACGGACCGGATATGGTACCGGCGGATGTTCTCCGTTCCGAAGGCCTGGGCCGGCAAACGGATCCTTCTGCATTTCGGCGCGGTGGATTGGGAATCGGTGGTCTTCGTGAACGGTGCCCGGGTCGGAACACACCGGGGCGGCTACGACCCGTTCTCCTTCGACATCACGGATGCGCTGAAGTCGTCGGGCGCACAGGAGATCGTGGTTGGTGTGCACGATCCGTCGGATGCAGGCGATCAGCCCCGCGGAAAGCAGGTGCGGAAACCTGGCGGCATCTGGTATACCCCCTGCACCGGGATCTGGCAGACGGTATGGTGTGAACCTGTACCCGCCACCGCGGTCAGGGACCTCCGCATCGAGACAGGGAAGGATGCCGCGTCATTCATGGTGACGGTGGATGCCAGCGGTGAGCCTGCGGGTACGGAGTGCATCGTGACGGTATTCAACGGCAGGAAAGAAGTGGGGAAGGGGCGCGGCACACCCGGGGCACCCATCAGTGTGGGTGTACGCTCCCCGAGACTCTGGTCGCCGGAGACGCCGTTCCTCTATGATCTGAAGGTGACACTCGTCCGCAATGGGAAGACGATCGATGCCGTCGGAAGCTATGCAGGCCTCCGCACGATCGCCGTGGCACGCGACGCGCGCGGGATCCAACGCCTCATGCTCAACGGGAAGCCTGTGTTCCAGGTCGGTCCCCTCGATCAGGGCTTCTGGCCTGACGGCATCTACACCGCACCGACAGATGCCGCACTCCGGTACGACATCGAGATCACGAAAGAACTCGGCTTCAACATGACGCGCAAGCATGTGAAAGTGGAGCCGGCGCGGTGGTATTATTGGGCGGATCGTCTCGGCCTTCTGGTGTGGCAGGACATGCCAAGCGCGAACAACACCACCCCTGCTTCGCGGACCCAGTTCGAGGCCGAACTCGACCGGCTCGTGGCGACGCACCGGAACCATCCGTCCATCATCATGTGGGTGGTCTTCAATGAAGGGTGGGGGCAGTACGACACCGAACGTCTGACGGCCCATGTGAAGCAGCTCGATCCGGCGCGGCTGGTGAACAATGCCAGCGGTTGGACCGACAAGAATGCCGGCGATGTCATGGACATTCATTCCTACCCGAAACCGGCGGCGCCGATCGCGGAATCGGCACGCGCGATCGTCCTCGGCGAGTTCGGAGGACTTGGCCTCGCCCTGCCCGGACACACGTGGAAAAAGGAGCACTGGGGATACAAGGGGATGAAGGATGCAGAGGAACTGACGTCCACGTATGCACAGTTCCTCGGTTCGGTACGCCGGCTCAAAGATACCGATGGGCTCTGTGCCGCGGTGTACACGCAGATCACGGACGTCGAGGTGGAATGTAACGGCCTGATGACCTACGACAGGATGGTCGTCAAGGCACCGGCGCACCTGGTCGCTGAAGCGAACCGTGGTGCGATCACTCCTCCCGCGCCTGCGAACGGCATCTCCCTGCATGCCGTGATCGATCCGCCGCACACCTCGACGGGGAGCCAGTGGAACCGGCCACCCCTTGTGGGCACGCCGATGACGCGGTTGCCGATCGGAAGCATCAGGCCCGAAGGGTGGCTCCAGCGGATGCTGGAGATCGAACGCGATGGCATGGTCGGGCACCTGGCCGAGATCTCTCCCTGGCTCGATCCTTCAACGAGCGCGTGGGCGAACGCAGAGGGAAAGGGCTCGCGCGGGTGGGAGGAACTCCCGTACTGGTTGAAAGGGTATGGGGATCTCGGCTACGTCCTCGGGGATACCTCCATACAGCGCAAGGCACGTTTCTGGATCGAGGCGATGCTCTCGTCGCAACGCGAGGACGGCTGGTTCGGCCCGCGCGATCTGCTCACCTCGCTCGAGGGGAAGCCCGATCTCTGGCCGCACATGGTCATGCTCAACGTCCTGCAATCCTACTATGAATATACCGCAGACCCGCGCGTGATCCCGTTCATGGAGAAGTACTTCGCATGGGAGAACACGCTTCCGGAGACGGCCTTCGGTGAGGGCTACTGGCCCAAGACGAGGATGGGAGACAACATCGAGAGCGTGGTGTGGCTGTACAACCGAACGGGGAGAGTGTGGCTGCTCGACCTTGCGGGGAAGATGCATCGTAACATGTCGCGGTGGGACTCCACGGTCGTGAACTGGCACAATGTGAACATCGCCCAGGGGTTCCGTGGCCCGGCGATGTACTATCCGGTGGCGCGCGACTTCTCCCTCTTGCATGCCGTGGAGCGGAACTACCGCCAGGTCCGCGGGATGTACGGCCAATTTCCCGGCGGCGGTTTCGCGGCCGATGAGAATGCGCGGCCCGGCTTCATCGACCCCCGTCAGGGATTTGAGACATGCGGGATCGTGGAGTTCATGCACAGCTTCGAAATGCTCACGCGTACGGGCGGCGGTACGGTCTGGTCCGACCGCTGCGAAGAGCTCGCGTTCAACAGCCTGCCCGTGGCCCTCACACCGGACCAGAAGGGGTTGCACTATCTTACCTGTGCCAATCAGGTGCAACTGGACAAGGAGCTGAAGACGCCGGGGATCCAGAACGGCGGCACGATGTTCTCGTACAGTCCTTTCCAGACCTACCGCTGTTGCCAGCACAACGTCGCCCATGGCTGGCCGTACTTCGCAGAGGAGATGTGGCTTGCGACGCGTGATGGCGGCCTGTGCGCCTCTCTCTACGCTCCCTCGCAGGTGCGCGCGGTGGTAGGAGATGGCATCGCCGTGGGCATCGAGGAGCGGACGGACTATCCCTACGACGGTGTGGTTCGATTGCGCGTGACACCGGCGAAGAAAGTACGCTTTCCGCTCTACGTCCGCATCCCCGGCTGGTGCGCGGAGGCATCGGTCAGCATCAATGGCGCCGCGACCGCATTGCCTTCATCCGGCGGGATGTTCGCTTGCATCGACAGGCAGTGGTCGCCGGGTGACGAGGTCGTGATCACCTTCGCGATGCCGCTGCAGGTACAACGGTGGGAGAAGAATCAGAACTCCGTGTCCGTGAATCGCGGCCCGTTGACCTTCTCCCTGAGCATCGGCGAACGGTGGGAAAAGTACGGCACCAACACCGCGTGGCCGGAGTGGGAAGTGTTCCCCACGACGGCCTGGAACTACGGCCTGGTGCTCGACTCCGTGGATGCAGCCCGGTCGTTCACCGTCGAACCCCGCACGCCGGATCCGCATGCGCTCCCCTGGACCCCTGCGGCATTGCCGTTCGTGATCAAGGCCACGGGACGGAGGATCGATGGGTGGCAGGCCGACTACCGTAACCTGGTCGGGCCACTGCAGAAGAGTCCAGCACGTACGGCCGCACCTGAAGAACCGCTCACGCTCGTGCCCATGGGTACGGCGCGGCTCCGTATCACATCGTTCCCCACGGTGACGACGGATGCGCGGGGGGTGGAATGGGTGCCGCCGCAACGCCCGCGTCCGATCCCGTTCACGATCAGTTACTCGTATATCAATCGATATGAAGATCCTGAAGCGGTCGCCGATGGCTTCGAGCCGAAGGCTTCGAACGATGAGAGCATCACGCGCATGAGCTGGTGGGATCACAAGGGGACCGCGGAGTGGATCCAGTACGATCTCCCATCAGAGCAGTCGGTTTCCTCCTGCTCCGTGTATTGGTTCGACGATGGAGTCGATGGTTTCTCCCGGGTACCGCAGTCATGGCGGATCCTCTATCGGGCGGGTGATGCGTGGGTTCCTGTTCAGGCGCAGTCGGCATATGCAACGGAGAAGGACGCGCTCAATGTCGTCCGCTTCACACCGGTCACGACCAGAGGTTTGCGCATGGAAGTTCAGCTCCAGAAGGGCCTTTCCTCGGGCGTTCTTGAGTGGAAATTCAGCCAATAG
- a CDS encoding NPCBM/NEW2 domain-containing protein: MTRRILLVLVILACSFTEASAIPPAPQDSVWLGALDLTHLRQGWGRPRADSSVDGSPLRLGGVTYRKGVGTHARAILRIDLHGSAVRFRAIAGVNDSSNGAGSVRVRLLGDGKILFESGALRTGRGGVAIDTDLRGIDTLILMATDAGDGIDHDHVDLCDARILYSGVPPRAFTPAPEQPFLLTPTPGPIPRINGARVIGCRPGHPFLHRIPCTGERPMKFTAVSLPTGLTLDASSGIIRGTAPAAGTHRVTITATNARGSASTQFRIVSGATLALTPPMGWNHWYAHYNRVTDALMRDAADVMVRSGMADAGYQYVSIDDCWMNAPQHSDPLRVGPLRDAQGNILPNKHFPSMRGLTDHIHALGLKAGIYTSPGRLTCAGFSGTLGHEEQDAKQFAAWGFDFLKYDWCSYTEVTGNNPDRAALRKPYEIMGKVLASQDRDIVLNLCQYGMGNVWEWGAAVGGQCWRTAGDLGFELDRIFEVALQNAEHRAWSGPGSWNDPDYIQIGYVGSAFTGGEPTPTPVPPRMQYVYMSLWSLMASPLFFSGDMNRLDPFTLNILCNPEVNEVNQDPLGQSAAMIPLDEETFVMVKEMEDGSKAVGFFNRDEIDRDLTASWSVLGLQGTHTLRDLWRQKDIGTAAGSLTYRVPARGVMFVRVRPLH; encoded by the coding sequence GTGACCCGCCGTATCCTTCTCGTCCTCGTAATTCTCGCGTGCTCGTTCACGGAAGCCTCAGCCATTCCTCCAGCCCCTCAGGATTCCGTGTGGCTGGGCGCTCTCGATCTTACCCATCTCCGGCAGGGGTGGGGGAGGCCCAGGGCCGATTCTTCCGTCGATGGATCGCCGCTGCGCCTCGGAGGCGTCACGTACCGGAAGGGCGTCGGCACTCATGCACGTGCCATTCTTCGGATCGACCTGCACGGATCCGCGGTGCGCTTCCGTGCGATCGCCGGGGTGAACGATAGCAGTAACGGCGCGGGGTCCGTACGCGTGCGGCTCCTCGGCGACGGAAAGATCCTGTTTGAGTCCGGTGCGCTTCGCACAGGCAGGGGCGGGGTGGCCATCGATACCGATCTTCGCGGCATCGATACGCTCATCCTCATGGCGACGGATGCAGGGGATGGCATTGACCACGATCACGTGGACCTGTGTGATGCACGGATCCTGTATTCGGGTGTGCCGCCCCGGGCGTTCACGCCGGCCCCCGAACAGCCGTTCCTCCTGACCCCGACCCCGGGCCCGATCCCGCGCATCAATGGTGCGCGTGTTATCGGATGCAGGCCCGGCCACCCGTTCCTCCACCGTATCCCATGCACCGGCGAACGTCCGATGAAGTTCACAGCCGTGAGCCTGCCGACCGGACTCACGCTTGACGCCTCTTCCGGGATCATCCGCGGCACCGCTCCTGCGGCCGGGACGCACCGCGTGACGATCACGGCGACGAACGCGCGGGGATCCGCTTCCACACAGTTCCGGATCGTGAGTGGCGCAACGCTTGCGCTGACGCCGCCCATGGGCTGGAACCACTGGTACGCGCACTACAACCGCGTGACCGATGCACTGATGCGTGATGCGGCCGATGTGATGGTCCGCAGCGGCATGGCGGACGCAGGCTATCAATATGTGTCCATCGACGATTGCTGGATGAATGCGCCGCAGCACAGCGATCCGCTCCGCGTCGGCCCGCTGCGTGATGCGCAGGGGAACATCCTGCCGAACAAACACTTTCCTTCGATGCGCGGCCTCACGGATCATATCCATGCACTGGGATTGAAGGCCGGCATCTATACGTCGCCCGGCCGCCTCACCTGTGCGGGTTTCTCAGGAACACTTGGCCATGAGGAACAGGATGCGAAGCAGTTCGCGGCATGGGGATTCGACTTCCTGAAGTACGACTGGTGCAGTTACACGGAGGTCACCGGAAATAATCCCGATCGTGCCGCGCTCCGGAAGCCCTACGAGATCATGGGCAAGGTGCTGGCCTCGCAGGACCGCGACATCGTGTTGAATCTGTGCCAGTACGGCATGGGCAACGTATGGGAGTGGGGTGCTGCCGTGGGTGGACAATGCTGGCGGACCGCGGGTGATCTTGGATTCGAACTTGACCGGATCTTCGAGGTCGCCCTCCAGAACGCAGAGCATCGTGCATGGTCGGGCCCCGGCTCGTGGAACGATCCGGACTATATTCAGATCGGGTATGTGGGGAGCGCATTTACGGGAGGGGAACCGACACCAACACCCGTCCCGCCACGCATGCAGTATGTGTACATGTCGCTCTGGTCTCTGATGGCATCGCCGCTCTTTTTCAGCGGCGATATGAACCGGCTCGATCCCTTCACGCTCAACATCCTCTGCAATCCTGAAGTGAACGAGGTGAACCAGGACCCGTTGGGACAGAGCGCTGCGATGATCCCGCTCGACGAGGAAACGTTCGTGATGGTGAAAGAAATGGAGGACGGCTCGAAGGCCGTCGGGTTCTTCAACCGCGATGAGATCGACCGGGATCTGACGGCATCCTGGAGCGTGCTCGGACTTCAGGGAACGCACACTCTCCGCGATCTGTGGCGGCAGAAGGATATCGGTACCGCCGCGGGGTCGTTGACGTACCGCGTGCCAGCCAGGGGCGTCATGTTCGTCAGGGTGCGCCCCCTCCATTGA